AAACCAGGCTCAAAGTCGCCGCGCAGGATGCGCGGGCCGTAGTTCTGGAGGCTCCACGTGGCGGCGGATCCTCCGGACGCCGCTTCGATGAAGTCTTCGGCGTCAAGGCCGCAGCTCTTGGCAAAGGCGAGCGCCTCGCACATTCCGGTCATGGTGCCGGCTATCACTATCTGGTTTGCAAGCTTCGCGTTCTGTCCGTCGCCCGCGCCGCCCATCAGCTTCACCGTGCGCCCCATCGTCTTGAAGTACGGCAGCGCGCGTTCAAAGTCCGCCTTGTCGCCGCCCGTAAATATCGTAAGCGCCGCATCGCGCGCTCCCTTGTCGCCGCCTGTGACAGGCGCGTCCATTACTGACAGCCCCGCCTTTTTGCCCGCGTCGTGCAACTTGCGCGCAAGCTTCGGGCTTGAGGTGGTCATGTCCACGAGCAGCGCACCAGGCTTCGCGTTGGCTATGAGGCCGCCTTTTCCAAGATATACCTCTTCAACGTCCTTCGGAAAGCCAACGATAGTAAAGATGACGTCGCATTTCGCGGCAAGTTCGGCGGGGCTCGCCTCCCAGACGGCGCCCGCCGAAATCAGCGACGCCGCGCGTTCCTTCGTACGGTTGTAAACGTGCACCTCATTGCCCGCGGCAAGCAGATGCCCCGCCATGCTTGAGCCCATCACGCCGGTGCCGACGAAGCCTACGGCCTTTTTGTCTTTATCATCTCTTGTTTCCATAGTAAAACAGTCCCTTCATGATTTATTTTTAATTTTTTAATTATCGTCGCTCTCGTTTCGCGTAACATGCACGTTCAGGTGCGGGTAGCTCATGCTGACGCCGTGCTTTTTGTACTCCGCCGGCAGCGCCTCCATGATGCCGTGATAAATATCCCAGTAGTCGCCTGTGGCACACCAGAAGCGCGCCGCGTATTCCACCGCCGACTCTCCGTAGGCGCTGACGCGCACAAAGGGCGCGGGTTCCGCCATTATCTGCGGAAAGCGCGCCGCCGCGTCCATTACGGCCGCCTTTACCGCCTCAGCCGGAGAATCGTAGGAGGCTTTAAAGAGGAAATCGACGCGGCGTTTCGTCTCGCTGGTGAAGTTTGTTATCTTCGAGCTGGAGACTTCGCTGTTTGGTATAAAGATAAGTCTGTTGTCCACCGTGGAGACGCGGGTGTAGATAAAGCCTATCTCGTCCACAGTGCCGGAGACTCCGCCCACCTCGACGTAATCCCCGACTTTGAAGGGCTTCACCGAAAGAAGCATGATGCCGCTGGACAGGTTCGCAAGGACGCCCTGCAACGACAGCGACAGCGCCAGTCCGGCCACGCTCAGTATTGCGACGAATGACGTTATCTGTATCCCAAGCGCGCCCGCCACGGTCATGAAGAGCACGAAATATAGCACGAGCCTTACTATCGTAAGCAGGAACTTGTGCAGCGTCTTTTCAACGGAGGAGCGCGCAAGCGCTTTCGACGCGGCGGACATGAGGAGGCGTATTATGACGACTCCCGCAACAAGATAAATGAGCGCGGGAAGCAGGGAGGCAAAGGTCACCTTTTGGAGCATTGCCGGTATTCCTTCAAGGTTTACATTCATCGTATGATCTTCCTTCCATAGCGCATAGCAGATTCGCCTCCGAACAAATATACGAAGGCCAAGTTAATTCTATGCACTGACGCGCCATTTGGCAAATGCGGCAGAAAAACGCGGCGCTGAATGTAGTGCCGGAAGCAATATCAACGCAAAATTAAATTTTTATACATACGAACCACTCTTTTTTACTGTATCTACGGCTCAGATAGTTGTAGAATGGGAGGCACTTTGATCATTGCGGGAGGAAGACCTATGAAGAAATACGGCAGGTTTATCACAGCGGCGCTTGCGGTCATGTTTATTTTCACACTGGCTGGGGGCGCTTTCGCGGAGAAGTCACACGAAAAACGCATTCGCCTTTCGGCCGCGCTGCTTCGGGAGATGGCGGCTCAAGAGGACGCGCTGTCGATGGCCGACCTACTTAGAAGCGCAAAAGGCGTGGCAATATTCCCCAACATACTGCGCACCGGCTTCATCACCGGAAGTCAGAAAGGTGAGGGGATCGTCTTTCTCCACAACGACGACGGCACATGGACGGGGCCTG
This DNA window, taken from Cloacibacillus sp., encodes the following:
- a CDS encoding NAD(P)-dependent oxidoreductase, with the translated sequence METRDDKDKKAVGFVGTGVMGSSMAGHLLAAGNEVHVYNRTKERAASLISAGAVWEASPAELAAKCDVIFTIVGFPKDVEEVYLGKGGLIANAKPGALLVDMTTSSPKLARKLHDAGKKAGLSVMDAPVTGGDKGARDAALTIFTGGDKADFERALPYFKTMGRTVKLMGGAGDGQNAKLANQIVIAGTMTGMCEALAFAKSCGLDAEDFIEAASGGSAATWSLQNYGPRILRGDFEPGFFIKHYIKDMKLAEEAADQMELDLPALSTTRELYEELAEGGYENKGTQALYCLYDPEEE
- a CDS encoding mechanosensitive ion channel family protein; translation: MNVNLEGIPAMLQKVTFASLLPALIYLVAGVVIIRLLMSAASKALARSSVEKTLHKFLLTIVRLVLYFVLFMTVAGALGIQITSFVAILSVAGLALSLSLQGVLANLSSGIMLLSVKPFKVGDYVEVGGVSGTVDEIGFIYTRVSTVDNRLIFIPNSEVSSSKITNFTSETKRRVDFLFKASYDSPAEAVKAAVMDAAARFPQIMAEPAPFVRVSAYGESAVEYAARFWCATGDYWDIYHGIMEALPAEYKKHGVSMSYPHLNVHVTRNESDDN